One segment of Prionailurus bengalensis isolate Pbe53 chromosome E3, Fcat_Pben_1.1_paternal_pri, whole genome shotgun sequence DNA contains the following:
- the ALG1 gene encoding chitobiosyldiphosphodolichol beta-mannosyltransferase, protein MAASCVAVLVMAASLLLLLLVLWKRWRRGRADWHVIIVVLGDVGRSPRMQYHALSFVKSGFSVTLMGFCNSRPYDELLQNNRIQIVSLTELPKLAVGPHIFQYGVKVVFQSVYLLWKLMCREPAAYIFLQNPPGLPAIAVCWLVGCLCASKLVIDWHNYGYSIMGLVHGSSHPLVLLAKWYEKLCGRLSHLNLCVTNSMREDLAQNWGIKAVTVYDKPASFFKETPLGLQHQLFMKLSCTYSAFKACSEPLDPDTERSAFTERDPQSGVVTHLRERPALLVSSTSWTEDEDFSILLAALEKFEQLILDGESLPSLVCVITGKGPLKEYYRGLIGQKHFQHIQVCTPWLEAEDYPLLLGSADLGVCLHKSSSGLDLPMKVVDMFGCCLPVCAVNFQCLHELVKHDENGLVFEGSEELAAQLQMLFSAFPDPTGKLSQFRQNLRESEQLRWDESWKQTVLPLVMDT, encoded by the exons ATGGCGGCCTCCTGCGTGGCCGTGTTGGTGATGGCCGCAtccctgctgctgctgttgctggtcCTGTGGAAGCGCTGGCGGCGGGGGCGAGCGGATTGGCACGTGATCATTGTGGTGCTGGGCGACGTGGGCCGCAGCCCCCGCATGCAGTACCACGCACTGTCGTTTGTCAAGAGCGGCTTCTCCGTGACCCTTATGGGCTTCTGCA ACTCCAGACCCTATGATGAGCTCTTGCAGAACAACAGAATTCAGATTGTGAGTTTGACAGAACTTCCGAAACTTGCAG TTGGGCCCCACATTTTTCAGTATGGAGTCAAAGTTGTTTTTCAGTCAGTGTACCTGTTGTGGAAGTTGATGTGCAGGGAGCCAGCAGCCTACATCTTTCTCCAG AACCCCCCGGGCCTGCCTGCCATTGCTGTGTGCTGGCTTGTGGGCTGCCTCTGTGCAAGCAAGCTCGTCATTGACTGGCACAACTATGGCTACTCCATTATGGGTTTGGTGCATGGTTCCAGCCACCCGCTTGTTCTGCTGGCCAAGTG GTACGAGAAGCTCTGTGGGCGCCTGTCACACCTGAACTTGTGTGTGACCAACTCGATGCGGGAAGATCTGGCACAGAACTGGGGCATCAA AGCCGTGACCGTCTATGACAAGCCAGCATCTTTCTTTAAAGAGACGCCCTTGGGCCTGCAACACCAGCTCTTTATGAAGCTGAGCTGCACCTACTCTGCATTCAAGGCCTG CTCAGAACCCCTGGACCCAGACACAGAGAGGTCGGCCTTCACAGAGCGGGATCCTCAGAGTGGGGTGGTGACACATCTTCGTGAGCGGCCGGCCCTGTTGGTCAGCAGCACGAGCTGGACAG AAGATGAAGACTTCTCCATCTTGCTGGCAGCATTAGAAA AGTTTGAACAGCTGATCCTGGATGGAGAGAGCCTTCCTTCTCTGGTCTGTGTGATAACAG GCAAAGGGCCTCTGAAGGAGTATTACAGAGGCCTCATCGGCCAGAAGCATTTCCAGCACATCCAAGTCTGTACTCCGTGGCTGGAGGCTGAGGACTACCCCCTGCTTCTAG GGTCGGCAGACCTGGGTGTGTGCTTGCACAAATCCTCCAGCGGCCTGGACCTGCCCATGAAGGTGGTGGACATGTTCGGGTGCTGTCTGCCCGTGTGTGCCGTGAACTTCCAGTG CTTACACGAGCTTGTGAAACATGACGAAAATGGCCTGGTCTTTGAGGGCTCTGAGGAGCTGGCGGCTCAGCTGCAG atgCTTTTCTCAGCGTTTCCTGATCCTACTGGCAAACTAAGCCAGTTCCGGCAGAACCTCCGGGAATCAGAGCAGCTTCGTTGGGATGAGAGCTGGAAGCAGACGGTGCTGCCTTTGGTTATGGACACATGA